DNA from Magnolia sinica isolate HGM2019 chromosome 19, MsV1, whole genome shotgun sequence:
aaaatagcttcaAGTCACGTGTAGCCATGCTatatgataatttgcatatgccACACGCTACATAGACAatgctacacactacatagctcacattacaagttattttccaCTATAACATTAAAAtcatttaatattttcaatgatttgttacaattttctgttttcaataaaaattagtttatcttttcaatgcttttagtaaatttatataagtaacaatattaaatcagtttcattgttctttctttacctttatacttaatcattgcccttttcTATTACTTCAGGTtgggtttggttgcaccaaatattatgaaattttgttaaaatttattattaatcagtgtaatttggtgcagaatatcatgaaattggtgcaaccaagtgcaaccttgattaaaaatcaagtagcatgtagcttacgctatgtgCGACGTCACTCATGCCTCACGCTTCAGAGGGGTGAATGCTACGCTATttgctatttgctatttaaaacactgggtaaTATATATTGACACAATTATACAAATCCAATCTTCAGTCATTGCAGAGTATCTTGTTGATTTTTAGTATGTGATTTAAATACACACCAGCTGCCTATGGTTACAAAATCACAAATGGCCTCGCCAGCATTATCCATAGGTTTAGTCTTCGCAGGGAATGATATGCTCCTTGTCAGTCTTCACAGGCCATGATTTGCTCCATGTCATCCATGTTGCTGCTTCTCTTCATTACAGTTTGCAACTGCACAAATCTTGATGCAGCCTGCTGGGAACCTCTTGGTGATTATGCTTTTTGGAGTCCAATGGCATAACAAGTaggtcattttttttcttcttttaattgataCCAAGTAGGTCATTTTACTATGCCATTAGAAACTAGATCCAGTGTCCTTGGACCTGTGTTTGGTTGCCTCTTTCTGGATATGTTCCTCTCATTTTCCATGCTGATGAGCTATCATCTTATTTGAAGTCCACCACAAGGTTGTTGGATACGAATCCCTTTGTTGTTAGAGAAGTGGTTGCAAAGAATCGGGGCCTTTTGCATCCTGTGCACAACCCAAAGGCTGCCCTACCACAAAATTTTCGCTGGAATAAAGTGTTTTGTTATGCCCATCTTTTTGTACTCCAAATACACAACCCAAGTCAAGAGCATCCTGTTTGTTCAGTTCTTTGCACCGGGTGTTTCATGCACCAGTGGGGGAAATTCACATTGAATTTTTCTGAAGTGGCATTACCTGGTTGGATGTTAAGTGGGCATACTAATACATGATGGTAAATCactgagaaaagaagaaaaaataagcaGTCTGCTGGAATTCTTCTCCAAGCAAACCATACCAATGCTGAAATTTCTATCAACTCAAAGAACATGAATTCCCCTACCAGTGTAGGTTATTCTCTAATTTATTTACAAGCCCCATAACTAACTAGATAACTCCTCTTCTTGCTAGGCTAACAGCATCTTGACAACCATCTCCCAGATATACTAACCTTTTGATTTTTCAAACACAACACCACAACTGAAAATAGGTTATAAATTTGAAACTTCAAACTCAAGCCAATCAAATTGCTGGTGTTAACATGGCAATCATGCACTGCTCATCCAAATTTCCATCAATGTGTTTGAAAGCTAATTAGTTGCATTCTTGTAGACCATCCTGATTGCCAATTGACTTGTTTCTCTCAGTTCAATGGGTTAAGCTATAATTTTGGTAGTCACTGGTCTGAAGGCTGCTGCATGTCCACTAATTCCAAAATGCAAGTGAGATGATCCAGACCTCCATGCATATGTCACTACTGTTTTGGGGCCAGATATAGCAGGAAAAAGGATGCTATTGAATGTGCGTTCCTGCTTTTGGGATAAACAGGCCCATAGCTGCAGTTTCGTTATAAACTGACTGTTGTTCTATCAATGAGGTTAAAATAATctctaattaattaattatttatttatttttgagtttTGTTGTGGTAGGTCCTGTGCTGGTAAACAAGGCTCATGTTCCGCCTATTTCCTTGGTTTGCAGGTTCCATGTTGTGGCCTTTCTGCAGCAAATATGGTGGTTTGAAGTAGATGGTTGGGTGAAATTCTGTTTCCCTGCAGGTATATACAGTTTGTCATTCAGGCTTCACCTTGGAAGATTTTCCAAAAGACTAGGACGGCGTGTCTGTAATTATGAGAACGCTCATGGTTGGGATCTAAGGCCTGTGCGGTTCGAGCTATCCACTTCAGATGGGCAGCAAGCATCGTGCGAGTGCTGTTTGGATGAACCTGaaaaggatgatgctaatggAAACAACAGAAGGGGGAGCTGGATAGAGTATGAGGTGGGTGAATTTATTGTCGGTGACTCAGAAACAGCAATGGAAATCAGATTTTCTATGAAACAAATTGATTGCACTCATTCTAAAGGTGGACTCTGTGTAGACTCTGTATCTATTATACCTAGTGacttgagagagagaagaaagaggttCTTGAGGTAGCTGCAGCAACATGGTATGCGGTTGATTGGATTAAAGttttcattgatattgaattcctGATCCCAGTGTGTGATTACGGCTCATCATACCTATagaaggattttttattttattttttgaaaaaggatGTCAGTTTATGATGTTTAGATTAGTTCCAGTGCTTTcagctattttttatttttaacacactGAAATGCTGCTGCCAATGCATGTGTCCGGGACAACTTGTTATAGTCCGTTTTCTCACTATACATGATCCGTTTTTGTTTTACATTTTGTTCAGTGCATTTGGTTTCACCATCTTCTACCAGTATTCTAGTATTCTAGTCCTAGGGTTCCATTGAGATGCATTTATACCTTCACTAGCTACTAATGACCCAAGGCTGGTATCTTGCTGTGCAGCCAATGGTCTAAGCTCCCCTAACAGAAGAGAACCTAGGGAGGAAGCCAACATGATAGTGGTGTGGATGCAACGAGTGAAATCTATGGTATAGAAGGGCAAGGAGGAAAGACTAGTGTGCATGGTTTTAGGACTCGAATGAGTCTGGTGCAACTCATTTGACTTGGACTCGGTTGGATCCAATCTTGTTCAACACCACGAGTCATCCTGGACACAGCCGATGTCACGCCCCTaactcagaaatcggattcacaggaattccgatcgccaaatctggtgccgacagccttcgtagtaccccattctctactCCTGGCACtcatatgctaggttccgatcctgagatcgtataagaaggattttctaacgtacatttatctcataagaagcataaccataagtttatccaaatcacaaaagcaacatcatcatcggatatccactaatataaatatttaaatacaatgctgaaagggaaatacatatgtcaaaatcaaagctccagaagtcagtgaCATGCTCTAAACTCCACGCtgcgctgctgcaacctaacatcacctgcacgaatctatcgtgcataagcttatataaagcttaaatggtagtgtaagtgtgtgcataaggtaagtaccaagtatttaATATAATGTCATAACCATATAATAtcggaaatactagtaagatcatgaatcatacaatatcggagtaaGCAGAAATGCTGACAAGTTCATAAAGATATCATCAACTTCATTCAGgatatgtgatgaaaagacatagcaagccaatgtcatatactgagaaagtaatgtaaatcggctatgtaatgcggaaacataatgaaccagatatcagatatagAGTATGCAATATGATATGCAATtcagaagagctacgaataccatcaatctcatctaggtcatataaatgcagaaacatagcaactcagAATACCATATGcggaggatgtaatgcaatatgtaatatgtgatgcgaatgaaataacaAAGCTGCAGTGTAAATTTGGGATGGTAGTACctggtattgcaggctatggggcttAACACaaaggatttctatccaaaccagtctcatacctaaatttggataaatagactcaatgcggtaagctcctgatctcaggttagttgcgcgccccaaccgaaatcctgaccattacgaaagtacacataacgattagttgcgcaccactagcccgagtggatagtgaataaatgaatgaatataatgctgagtatacaactcttgctcCATAAATTAGTACTgaacatctctaggatcatcaccggggtctagtacactccaagctgccTACCGCCCCAGCCGGCTGCGTAActcagcgagtggaaaagacctcactacccgcctaccagtagtataccaatgcctacccgactcgtcgatagcggacccatttgggagctggttaaactcaaccagcttataaccccctcactcgggcggataaggccacaccccctcccaactgaccacgacgcAGTaagagatgcgacctactggtattaggcactcgagtgctcatgaatccactcggtctatatgttggagcatctcctggcctcggaggtttaaggacttttacccacggacatccaaagtgctcagatgcttgaaccaaacatttctggtgtcacatctggtcatccacgacatgcctgtggaggtcacaaccctgatgtcgttagggcgtatagtaatcacaatcacataatgcaagatgcatgagtcatgtagtccaaccatgcatcaatcctgcgcataccgtgtgcttttgtgggataactccgcctatcagggagtcccataaaccacatgcccaatgacatatgcaatagtcaatcacatctcataacaaacatgcagatgatgcgtatgggcatgtatcatgatgttatgctgtcacatactcataatcggtatcaataaccgacatcgacaatcgacctggataatgtggacatttaaccaacattgtctccaaggaatgacctacatagagcctaacatatagtggacccatggcctcacacaagggccaaatatacaataccatgggcctcactcaagagcttaatatacatcacgatgagtctttcacatgggcctaacatacatcaccatgggctccatcacctagcCTTCAAATGCATCagaataggcctcatcacataggcctcataaacatcacattgggccttaaatacgggctgaatacacatcacaatgggcctcaaatacgagccccatatacatcacattaggcctcgacaatcggaatcagcctcgataatgggaattggaatcggtctcaacaatcggaatcagaatcggcctcgacaatcggcctcgacaatcggaattggaatcagcctcaacaattggcctcgacatttggatttggaatcggcctcaacaattggcctcgacaatcggaatcggaatcggaatcggcctcaacaatcggaatcagtagtCGATCTTGAAGcaaggcggggtctatagatAGACGGCCAATGATGGAACCAATAATATCactggggcccaataatttgggttaacccactagaggatgatgagaatgggcataaccaggcttaagggaaggtcacaatgtggacctttaaccatcattgcccatcaatgtggacatttaaccaatattgctcccaagaagtggtccacatagggctgaacatatagtgggcccatggcctcacacaaaggcctcatacacaatacaatgggctgcatacaatctcaatgggccttacacaagggtctcatacatcacaatgggtcgcatcacatgggcttaatgcacatcacatgggctgcatcacatgggcctatatacatcagatgggccacgtcccatgggcctcgaatacgtcacaatgggccacaaccccaCGGGCCTtaaataatcacaatgggcctcaacgcATGGGCCcggaatacatcatattgggccttaacgaatgggccacaaatacatcatattgagcctcatacacatcacatcgggcccttccaaatgggccctaaatacgtCACATCGAGCGCCAAATACATCCAACGGGCCTAATATACGTCACCatggccacgacccatggtccttaaatacatcataatgggctacgacccatgggcctcaaatatatcacaatgggcctcatcacatgggccgcaattgcatcaaggtgggccttaacggatgaaccacaaatacatcaagatgggcctaatggatgggccgcaccaatgagccacatatacatcatactgggcctcacataaggcccCCATACAcgacataatgggcctcatcacattggcCATATGtgcattaatgtgggcctcaccaaatgggtcacaaatacaatacatggggcctcaccaaatgggccacaaatgcatcacattgggccgcatatacatcacattggaccgcATCAGCTGGacctaaaaactgatggatggatatatatatatatatatatatatatatatatatatcatggtgggccgcatgtCTAGCAGACTGGACGtcatagatgaaatacatatagcATGGTGGGCTTGTACGGTGCAGGCGGACCCAGCACATGCAACAAGTGGTCCCTGtgccatcaaaatggatagacaacgtggatatgaaatacatacatcggggtgAGCCCCGAGCTAGATGGTGCAAATATACAATACattgatcatggtggggccacgtcaaTCATGTGATGGATGATGTGAATATAGACACATCCATCCCAGTGCgccccacaccacagaaaatagatgggcggcgttgctgaaacagatgaatggcgtgggtataaaacatatacatcgcagtgatccccaccgtccagaccactggacggtgtggacagcaTATAcaaatcacgtgggccccacctgctggGCGACGTGGAcacctcatacatcaaggtggtcccacatatCTTGTTATcgaatacaacaactatatagttggtgtgaggtacttCAGCCAAACTActtcacgatggggcccacagacgTCACTACAACAGCTATATCTGCTGGTCacaccagcagatggacggtgtagcaaacacacatcaagtgggccactgcaCGGACAGTACAGGTACAACACGTACCATGGTGGGGccgtacatggcaccgtccagatggacggtgcaaatgaaacatatacaattatggtgggtcccaccagatagacggacggtgtggatttctccaggtcacagcagctacatagctgctatgTAGGAGGTCAGCcaagatgggtgggtcccacgtggtgtggcccactagagttttggatctgtctcaatcCAGGGCCAGACCTGGATGGACGGTTGGTTtcacgcatacatcatggtgcagtccTCAGCACCACATCAAGctcatccagcaccgtccaacactgtctggacggtgtggattatacacaagacaggtgggtcccaccgtccagttcactggacggtggatggatggtgtgaatatcacacatacctcgtgattagaccctcagaacttgctgacttcatgcagtgggacccactgctggacggattggatcaaatacatcaaagtacgtcccacatggatggggtccaccgtcagATGGGCGGTTTAGATGTAACGcctacatcaggtgggcctcaccgtccaaatccgctggatggtgtggatacatacatcgtcaaggtgggccaagtCCATGCCTTGGACGGCCTGGCCCCAACAcaacttcaggtgggccacaagcatcatcaataccaaaaagaaaaatgagaaaaagggagagagagaaagagagaagaagaggaagatcggttgtgggagggaccccgctactatgggcccctccttgatacaaatcatacatcaagatgggtcccactaggatCCAAAGGTCGAGATCTACTAtataaacacccacctttgatctcctcttccttcttccgccaacacgatctagagctcctagcggtggattttaacggttgagatggactttggatggtggggatgggaggtaggaaggtgggtcacactaagctctctctcatggaggttgggacgtgagttgcttgggagaaataagagagataagagatatgagtgatgggagtacgtgtgtaagggagagagttgactttggggatgggtagttgtacttggggatgggtgtgagtgatgggagtgatgtgtacttaattgatatgattgataagattgatgtaatggattctcttgggattagcaatgcgcggtgttttcctcgaactgaacgcgggcccacatctcctagcacgGGTATAGCCTCAGCgtacgagacgcggcatcggaaccgtggtaATGGCGCGGTCGTAAGGATATAAatatcgggtcgagccgactctgatatacggaacATGACTcgggatcgcgcgcaaacaccaataacagatcgcgagtcgccggaattcgaccgggaggatcgcggaagcctacggaacggtacggtctaggatacgggctttGCAGAGTTGGGCCGATCCACCCTTGACTCGATGTGAGCCCAGATGAGTTCGTCAGTCTCTGAACCATGCCTGTATGTGGTCATAGAGAACTATCCGACAAAGAAATCTTCAAAATTTGCTTTGGTTGGGTAATGGCAGGTTAGAGTTGGAATGAGAATGTGGGATGGGAGGAGGTTTTGATTTATCTACAGCCTCCCTAGAAATGGGCCTTTCCAAAGGGATGCCAATttacatactgagtaactcagtaccctatagtgtactgagtaaactcttgtggggcccacagtgggtGTATGTGTcaattttaccagctcattttagggtttgagcctAAAATTTAggcgtatccaaatctcaattggaccacaccatgggagaccgtgtggataatgatgtccacggTTTGAACCTTCCCAAGgctaacatggatgaagggaaaacacaaatatctgcttgagccaaaaaaaacCGTTGATGCCTCTGAGAAGTtctcaatgataggcattcaattcacattgtttcttgtggtgtggtccacttgagttttggatatgcttcaattctggGATCATAAATGtgctgaaaaacggatggacagtgtggataagactcatacatcacagtgggctccacagtttACTCCGTACCTAAACTGCGTCCTTTCCAAAGCTGTGCCTGAAATCTGAGAATCCTCTACCTGTATTTTAATGCACCCTGTGATACACCCAATTTCAGTTTcgttggcccaccatgttgtatgtttgaaatacactccgtccatcaggtgattaCCTTATTATTTAACACTGTTCATACAAAAGATCAGCCcgataaaagaacttatatcagCCGTGGGCCAGGGAAGAAAACATGACAAATCCTCCACGTAAAGATATCGGCATCAATCAAAGAGAACTCCTACATATCGGGCCCAAGATAGGGAATACACGCAAGCTTTGGAACAGTCTCCCTTCATGAGGATTTTGAAAGCACAATCGAATCCTGGGTTGAAACGAAACCTCAAGACACAATCTTCAAGGCTACATAAAGGAGAATATATGATCATCCGCATCTCACCATTATGCCCCTCAACAATGacacctaaaatatgaaatccgattgggtactgagttaactcagtagcgctcttatcgtactgagtaaactcagttgggcccaccttgaatgtatgtggtctatccatgccagccatcagttttttcatctaatttaaggggttgagcccaaaattgaagcatatccaaagatcaggtgaatcataccacaggaaacagtggagatagtgattttcacaGTCGAAactttgctaggccccacagtgatgtttatttgtcatccaaccggttcataagatcatacagacatggatgaaaggaaaaaacaaatataagcttaatccaacaCTTCTTTGGCGCCCAAGAATTTTTCGACGGTAAACAttgaattcaactgtttcctgtggtgtggtccatttaaacattgtatatgcttcgtttttgggatcaagctctgaaattatctagtaaaatggatggatggagaggataaaatacataaatcatggtggacctcacagagagtacacgctaagcgtagtgagttactcagtacacaatccgcggtCGTAAAATATTAGTTCCACATAATTTTGTCAAACACAAATAAATAGAAGAGAGGCAATAAGTGGATATATCATCCCCGCCAACACCAGAAATAATGCCCCAACGTGATCTTTGATGGAGAGGGCGGAAGCGAAGGGCACCAACTCAGAGAATTGGATAAGGAGCCACCAGAGAGATGCTCACTCCCAGAAAAGATGGCGGTATAGCTAGGAAGCTTGTAATTGGAGGGAGTGATACAGTGGATAGTAGGGGGAATATCCCAACGTGTGTTACAATAGTAGTAGGCAAAACATCTTCACTACTGAATCACAATAGAAGAATATGCCTCCTAATATCCTCAACAATAAGTTTTAGGAAAGTTTCCGGATTCACTTATTTTTTGCAATAAGTAGAAGAGTTTCTTTCTTTTCACACATGCCAAACAAGCACAGGAAAACAAAACTTTGCAATAAGAGAATAAACCTGGCTTGTTGTCATGCTATTGGTAACTAAGCCAACACTATTATAAGCACTAGTGAGAATTGGGTTACCTACATCAAGTTTAATATGCAAGCCTTTTCAAATCTAATGAACATAAGCGCAATTAAAGATGTTCACTAGATTCAATAACCACGGGATATGAAGTGCACTTAGTATTAGCATATATGATGCCAAAGCAAAGAAGCCTATCCTTGGTCTTTAATCTCCCAAGGAGAGCCAAGTAGAGAAATTATTCTTTGGAACATGGCGCCCCTTCGGAGAATACTTGACCATTTGGTGAAGGGGTGAAGGGACGACCCCGACTTTGTAGAGCCAGGGAAGGACGAGAGGAAGATTGAACGAGGTTGAAATGTCTAAGACCTGAAAATGGTGGTTGATGTGTTTGAATTGATCTGGACCTTGATGTCAATTCCTCCTTTGACTTGTCTCCTGGAATTGTCAAAGGGCTTCACATTCATGTTCCTAGATTTGAAGGAGGATGGCTCTATCCATAGATGAGCGTTAGTTTGTAGTACATTAGGATTGAGCCATTGTCGATTAGTACgagtggatttgaaacccttgtGATGTACGACTATGTTCAATGAACGTCCATGGTCTGACCTTCAAGCAGTTCCCCATCAATGAATGTGATTGCTCGCAGTATGAGGAGTTGCCCGattataaatgtgaccatttcGGGTGGTGCTTACTGAGAGATATGTGCATTGTTAAATGcttttacaaatatttttaaatgtatttacGATGTGCACGGTAGTTTGCAAACAAAGATTTGGGCAGTGATTACTTTCAACTGAGTGAGTTATTATGTCGTAGGTAGCTTCAACCTTAGCTATAAGCCCTACTAAAGGTCCCTTGGGATCACTTTTGTTGTTATCTCTTCAAAAGTATCTCCTATTGAGGTTGTCTATCTCGACACATTCAGGGTAGTGCCAAGGAAATGCGTTCTTGTCATAGGGAGAACCACCCATCCCTAAAAAATTAGGGGGATTTGAGAAACTAGGAACTAGGGCCCAATGAAGGTGGCTGGAGAGGCCTTCCCCCTTAGTTATATTGGAGTGGATGAGCTAGAGGGGTTGGAGTGAGCGGATGGACTCCTTGCCTGGAGGACCAAAGGTTGGTTGACTAAATCACTTTGTAGGTACTGTTTCTTCCTTGAAAGGTAGTTGGATGACTGAAGCTGGGCCCTAATTTGGTCAGGGCATGTGACATCCTGACCGAGGAGGGTTCCCTTCCCTTGAAGATAATGGGTAGACTAGATGCTGTTAGGGAAGAGTAAGGAGTAGGGCTCTTGTCCAAGAGGAACACTAGCTAATTGGAGAGGTATCCTAATTTAACTAGGGTATGTGGCATTAAAGGTGGTTTGGGTGCCCTCCCTTGAAGTACAAGGGGTGGACTAGACAAGACAACGTTGGATTAAGATTGGGAGCCAGACTCCTATCTTAGAGGTAAATATCACGTAAGCAATTTCCTAGAGTCATAGTTTGTATTAGTCAAATGTTCCTAAGGTTTTATCTAACTCATACATTGAAGTCGTGTGGGTTTGAAGGGTCCCATGAATAAGGTTATTTGGGCCTGCATTGGAGTGACCGGACCCATGAATTGCGGCCCGTCAAGATGGCCTGGACTGGGCCTGAAATTGTACAATACCAAGGCCCGAACTGGGCCTGAACCTATTTGATCAGGCCCAACAGTTGTGGCCGAATACTCTGGCCCGAAACTGGGCCTGACCTTGGCCTAAATTGGCCCAATCACCTGGCTGTCCATTTGTGGCCCAGACTGGGCCTGGTTCAGCCCAGCCATCACTATTCAACGGTGGCCTAGTTACTGGGCTGGGCTGAACTTGTTTGGACCCAACCGCAGTTGCCCATTAGATGGCCCAAGAATTTAGGCTGGGCTGGACTCGTTCTAG
Protein-coding regions in this window:
- the LOC131234306 gene encoding F-box protein PP2-A15-like, which produces MGATLSSLTEGVGNGGSSTSLMGPGLGDIPESCVACVFMYLTPPEICNLARLNRAFRGAASSDSVWESKLPSNYQDLLQLLPPDDVHRSKKDIFALFARSVPLDDGTKEVWLDRVTGGVCMSISAKAMSITGIEDRRYWSWIPTEESRFHVVAFLQQIWWFEVDGWVKFCFPAGIYSLSFRLHLGRFSKRLGRRVCNYENAHGWDLRPVRFELSTSDGQQASCECCLDEPEKDDANGNNRRGSWIEYEVGEFIVGDSETAMEIRFSMKQIDCTHSKGGLCVDSVSIIPSDLRERRKRFLR